In the genome of Cydia strobilella chromosome Z, ilCydStro3.1, whole genome shotgun sequence, one region contains:
- the LOC134753805 gene encoding uncharacterized protein LOC134753805, with amino-acid sequence MSVLTLEGKGVWGGRARGGGAARPGWRRRELDQPRRPMEMLTSLYALLSGGQGVNPKIDSIAFRLHCGATTAALLAASAALTTRHLVGNPIDCIHTRLVLSAPSMHLASDNPSNKRGSHYTSPL; translated from the exons AGAGGGCAAAGGCGTGTGGGGAgggcgcgcgcgcggcggcggcgcggcgcggcccgGCTGGCGGCGGCGCGAGCTGGACCAACCGCGCAGGCCCATGGAGATGCTAACCAGCCTCTACGCTCTGCTGTCGGGCGGG CAAGGTGTGAACCCTAAGATCGACTCGATTGCCTTCCGGCTGCACTGCGGCGCGACGACGGCAGCCCTGCTGGCCGCCAGCGCGGCTCTCACCACGCGCCACCTGGTTGGGAACCCTATTGACTGCATACACACAAGGTTAGTGCTTAGTGCACCATCTATGCATCTAGcgagtgacaaccctagcaacAAGCGCGGCTCTCACTATACGTCACCTCTTTGA